One stretch of Amycolatopsis sp. NBC_00345 DNA includes these proteins:
- a CDS encoding cupin domain-containing protein has translation MDTAPQTGQQVLHPGDGTNLGAIGLGIHARLTGADTNGAYSLFEYVVPPGLGGPPTHVHSREDELFTCVQGRVEVELDGTRHVLGPGDSLLMPRGVPHVFRNPFDEETRVIAVVSPPGLENYYRELSELPPGRDMKLVAEVMTRYGLSLRK, from the coding sequence GCCCCCCAGACCGGACAGCAGGTCCTGCACCCCGGCGACGGCACGAACCTCGGCGCGATCGGGCTGGGCATCCACGCCCGCCTGACCGGCGCCGACACCAACGGCGCGTACTCCCTGTTCGAGTACGTCGTGCCGCCGGGCCTCGGCGGCCCGCCGACCCACGTCCACAGCCGGGAGGACGAGCTGTTCACCTGCGTCCAGGGCCGGGTCGAGGTCGAACTCGACGGCACCCGGCACGTCCTCGGCCCAGGCGATTCGCTGCTGATGCCCCGCGGGGTGCCGCACGTGTTCCGTAACCCGTTCGACGAGGAAACCCGCGTCATCGCGGTGGTTTCGCCGCCCGGGCTGGAGAACTACTACCGGGAGCTCAGCGAGCTGCCGCCCGGCCGGGACATGAAACTGGTGGCAGAAGTCATGACCCGCTACGGACTTTCGCTGCGGAAATGA
- a CDS encoding nuclear transport factor 2 family protein, which yields MTTPERERMVRAMCAAVDAGDAEAFGAWFADNATYTFGNGETLTGRDAIVAATAGAAGALPWVHHVVDQIADPGGGQLFCRFTIKTSASDGTELALPCVTVMWVDGMRVTDYRVHMDITPALA from the coding sequence ATGACGACCCCGGAGCGCGAACGCATGGTGCGCGCCATGTGCGCGGCCGTCGACGCCGGTGACGCCGAAGCCTTCGGCGCCTGGTTCGCCGACAACGCCACCTACACCTTCGGCAACGGCGAAACCCTGACCGGCCGCGACGCGATCGTCGCGGCCACGGCCGGCGCCGCCGGTGCCCTGCCCTGGGTCCACCACGTCGTCGACCAGATCGCGGACCCGGGCGGCGGCCAGCTGTTCTGCCGGTTCACCATCAAAACGTCGGCTTCCGACGGGACCGAGCTGGCTCTGCCGTGTGTCACGGTCATGTGGGTGGATGGGATGCGGGTGACCGATTATCGCGTCCACATGGACATCACGCCCGCGCTGGCTTAG
- a CDS encoding class I SAM-dependent methyltransferase yields the protein MQPENPLLTMIREVCALGRAEFTRPHTTEGDPDAQRALVQGLQAIDPGGEPSDIALSLELLAPRAPYFDQLVLDAIAAEVPQIVNLGAGYDDRALRFRHSGVTFFDLDLPDIITDKARRLETADTAHLTLAAVDFGSDDVAAILARAGHDAHRPTLFIAEHLALFLEPGDVERLFAALSSRAAPGSILAITAEVHPAEFDSDLVVSTVDDLMFGGAGPLHTILSRDAWLALFEKAGWRAEGTDEVTAVNHFELPISGRPAQIQTHFLTAKPARA from the coding sequence GTGCAACCGGAAAACCCGCTATTGACCATGATTCGAGAAGTGTGCGCACTCGGACGCGCCGAATTCACGCGACCACATACCACCGAAGGCGACCCCGACGCGCAGCGTGCGCTCGTACAGGGACTTCAAGCGATCGATCCGGGCGGCGAACCCAGTGATATCGCCCTGTCGCTCGAATTACTGGCGCCCCGGGCCCCGTACTTCGACCAGCTCGTACTGGACGCCATCGCGGCCGAAGTTCCCCAGATCGTCAACCTCGGTGCCGGTTACGACGACCGTGCTCTGCGGTTCCGGCATTCCGGCGTGACCTTCTTCGACCTGGATCTGCCTGACATCATCACCGACAAGGCTCGACGACTCGAAACGGCTGACACCGCGCACCTCACCTTGGCCGCGGTGGACTTCGGAAGCGACGATGTCGCCGCGATCTTGGCCCGCGCCGGACACGACGCTCATCGGCCGACACTGTTCATCGCCGAACACCTGGCCCTGTTCCTCGAACCTGGTGACGTCGAGCGGCTCTTCGCCGCGCTTTCCAGCCGCGCCGCGCCGGGGAGTATCCTGGCCATCACCGCTGAAGTGCATCCCGCCGAATTCGATTCGGACCTCGTCGTCTCCACTGTGGACGATCTCATGTTCGGCGGTGCCGGGCCGCTGCACACGATCCTGTCACGCGACGCGTGGCTGGCTCTCTTCGAGAAGGCCGGTTGGCGAGCCGAAGGCACGGACGAAGTGACGGCAGTCAACCACTTCGAGCTGCCGATTTCCGGCCGCCCGGCCCAGATTCAGACCCACTTCCTCACCGCTAAGCCAGCGCGGGCGTGA
- a CDS encoding MarR family winged helix-turn-helix transcriptional regulator, with amino-acid sequence MDQPKPTPAGPLDQLKVIGWAQVQAGQGWIRDRGLSLQQAFVLSYLAGNPGAIQRDIAEATRTTPANVSGVLRGLEARNLVERRTEDGNERSKRVFATGAGIELIAGRDDAMIAVDESILAPLTRSERATLQKLLDKITADLPNPGERAQS; translated from the coding sequence ATGGACCAGCCGAAACCTACCCCTGCCGGCCCGCTCGACCAGCTCAAGGTCATCGGCTGGGCCCAGGTGCAGGCCGGGCAGGGCTGGATCCGCGATCGAGGGCTGAGCCTGCAGCAGGCGTTTGTGCTCAGCTACCTCGCCGGCAACCCCGGCGCCATCCAGCGCGACATCGCGGAGGCGACGCGCACGACTCCGGCGAATGTCTCCGGTGTCCTGCGGGGGCTCGAAGCGCGGAATCTCGTTGAACGCCGCACCGAAGACGGCAACGAACGCAGCAAACGCGTTTTCGCCACCGGCGCGGGCATCGAGCTCATCGCGGGGCGTGACGACGCGATGATCGCCGTGGACGAATCGATCCTCGCGCCGTTGACCCGTTCGGAGCGAGCCACCCTCCAGAAACTGCTCGACAAAATCACCGCTGATCTGCCGAATCCGGGCGAGCGCGCCCAGTCCTAA
- the ribB gene encoding 3,4-dihydroxy-2-butanone-4-phosphate synthase encodes MTRDRVNAALVALRDGRPVLVADAHDRENEGDVVLAAHAVTTDWVAWTIRRTSGLLCAPTTARRAVDLRLPLMVDRNEDPRGTAYTVTVDAKAGVTTGISAADRARTLRTLADPATTAADLARPGHILPLRARPGGVLERPGHTEAAVDLCRLAGLPPVAAIAELVDDDGSMLRGPGINALGLRYDLPTLTIAELISYRRRHPLSLEERCVSIPKLRG; translated from the coding sequence ATGACACGGGATCGAGTGAACGCCGCCTTGGTTGCCCTGCGCGACGGGCGGCCAGTGCTGGTGGCCGACGCGCATGATCGCGAAAACGAGGGCGACGTGGTGCTCGCCGCGCACGCCGTCACGACGGACTGGGTCGCGTGGACGATCCGGCGCACCTCGGGCCTGCTGTGCGCGCCGACGACCGCCCGCCGGGCCGTCGACCTGCGGCTCCCGCTCATGGTGGACCGGAACGAGGACCCGCGCGGCACCGCCTACACGGTGACCGTGGACGCGAAGGCCGGCGTGACCACCGGCATCAGCGCCGCCGACCGCGCCCGTACATTGCGGACGCTCGCGGACCCGGCGACCACCGCTGCGGACCTGGCTCGCCCCGGGCACATCCTGCCGCTGCGCGCGCGACCTGGTGGGGTGCTGGAGCGCCCCGGGCACACCGAAGCCGCGGTCGACCTCTGCCGGCTCGCCGGTCTGCCGCCGGTCGCGGCCATCGCCGAACTGGTCGACGACGACGGGTCGATGCTCCGCGGCCCCGGCATCAACGCCCTTGGGCTTCGGTACGACCTGCCCACCCTGACGATCGCCGAGTTGATTTCCTACCGGCGTCGGCATCCGCTGTCCCTGGAAGAACGGTGTGTGTCCATTCCCAAGTTAAGAGGTTGA
- a CDS encoding MarR family winged helix-turn-helix transcriptional regulator has product MTDSLPYVDPFDDGRSPSRATTDMDEASSLIDAVFRFERAVTRIGNTRLRPWNMTLSSYTALRILANQPHLTLAQLARRCYSRPQTMTRIVTQLESRGFVERSSHPESERALSLKVTEAGQDALDEMGGEVLKISGTLNGILGREDIVAADRQLRQAALVVEYELRELGRPEN; this is encoded by the coding sequence ATGACAGATTCGCTGCCCTACGTCGACCCGTTCGACGACGGCCGTTCGCCGTCGCGGGCGACGACGGACATGGACGAAGCGTCCTCTCTGATCGACGCGGTGTTCCGGTTCGAACGCGCGGTCACGAGGATCGGCAATACGCGGCTGCGGCCGTGGAACATGACGCTGTCGAGCTACACGGCGCTGCGCATCCTGGCCAATCAGCCCCATCTCACCCTCGCTCAGCTGGCCCGGCGCTGCTACTCCCGGCCGCAGACCATGACCCGCATCGTCACGCAGCTGGAGAGCCGCGGTTTTGTGGAGCGCAGCTCGCATCCGGAGAGCGAGCGGGCGCTGTCGCTCAAGGTCACCGAGGCCGGACAGGACGCTTTGGACGAGATGGGCGGCGAAGTGCTCAAGATCAGCGGCACGCTCAACGGGATCCTCGGCCGGGAGGACATCGTCGCCGCCGATCGTCAACTGCGGCAGGCCGCCCTTGTGGTCGAGTACGAGTTGAGGGAGTTGGGTCGTCCCGAAAACTAA
- a CDS encoding flavin reductase family protein produces MLTSDSVIDPQRFRSVLGHFPSGVAAITSLDAQGRPVGMAVSSFTSVSLDPPLVAFLPGKTSSTFPVIATRGTFCVNVLAAGQEPVCRALAVPGGDKFADVGWQPGPHGDPVLDGVVAWIGCTIETVHDAGDHRIVVGRVDDLATGTAVKPLLFFRSRYSHFAAA; encoded by the coding sequence ATGCTTACATCTGACTCGGTGATCGACCCCCAGCGGTTCCGGTCGGTGCTGGGGCACTTCCCCAGCGGCGTCGCGGCGATCACCTCGCTCGACGCCCAAGGCAGGCCGGTGGGCATGGCCGTCTCGTCGTTCACCTCGGTGTCGCTCGACCCGCCACTGGTGGCGTTCCTGCCCGGCAAGACGTCCTCGACGTTCCCGGTCATCGCCACGCGCGGCACGTTCTGCGTCAACGTCCTCGCCGCCGGCCAGGAGCCGGTGTGCCGCGCGCTGGCCGTGCCCGGCGGCGACAAGTTCGCCGACGTGGGCTGGCAGCCGGGGCCGCACGGAGATCCCGTGCTCGACGGCGTCGTCGCCTGGATCGGCTGCACGATCGAGACCGTGCACGACGCGGGCGACCACCGGATCGTCGTCGGCCGGGTCGACGACCTGGCCACCGGCACCGCGGTGAAACCCCTGCTGTTCTTCCGCAGCCGGTACAGCCACTTCGCGGCCGCCTGA
- a CDS encoding Ldh family oxidoreductase, with protein sequence MTTLSLSEARALVTAAMAESGHSASDAELIADHLLDCELRGLSFGGLARALSIVERIHATPAPARPIRVVAETAVSATLDGGDQVGYIVGMRALDLAMEKARAQGMAVVGARNTWYTGMFSYYLEKAAAAGFAGMIAGSGPAVVAPHGGTEGRFGTNPIAFGFPATPAPVIWDIGTSAVMYGEVMLKARLGEKLEPGQAYDATGEPTLEPAAALEGAFGVWGGHKGSGLAMVVQLLGMMSGAAAAPPGVSDCGFFVLLVDPGALTDTGDYHHRVTAFAESIRATRPVDGGTAVRVPFDRSAAGREETLRRGTIGVAEAVVTALRRIAGHD encoded by the coding sequence ATGACCACCCTTTCCCTGTCCGAGGCCCGCGCGCTCGTCACGGCGGCGATGGCCGAGTCCGGGCACAGCGCCAGTGACGCCGAGCTCATCGCCGATCACCTGCTCGACTGCGAACTGCGCGGGCTGTCGTTCGGCGGCCTCGCCCGCGCACTGTCCATAGTGGAACGAATCCACGCCACTCCGGCGCCGGCCCGGCCGATCCGGGTAGTCGCCGAGACCGCGGTGTCCGCCACCCTCGACGGCGGCGACCAGGTCGGCTACATCGTCGGCATGCGCGCGCTCGACCTGGCGATGGAGAAGGCGCGCGCACAGGGAATGGCCGTCGTCGGTGCCCGCAACACCTGGTACACCGGCATGTTCTCCTACTACCTGGAGAAGGCCGCCGCGGCCGGGTTCGCCGGGATGATCGCCGGCAGCGGACCCGCGGTCGTGGCCCCGCACGGCGGCACCGAAGGCCGGTTCGGCACGAACCCGATCGCGTTCGGCTTCCCGGCGACGCCGGCCCCGGTCATCTGGGACATCGGCACGTCCGCCGTCATGTACGGCGAAGTGATGCTGAAGGCGCGGCTCGGCGAGAAGCTGGAACCAGGGCAGGCCTACGACGCCACGGGCGAACCGACGCTCGAACCGGCCGCGGCGCTCGAAGGCGCGTTCGGCGTGTGGGGCGGGCACAAGGGCTCGGGGCTGGCCATGGTCGTCCAGCTGCTCGGCATGATGAGCGGCGCGGCCGCCGCGCCGCCCGGGGTGTCGGACTGCGGCTTCTTCGTCCTGCTGGTCGACCCGGGCGCACTCACCGACACCGGCGACTACCACCACCGGGTCACCGCCTTCGCCGAGTCGATCCGGGCGACCCGGCCCGTCGACGGCGGCACCGCCGTCCGGGTGCCGTTCGACCGCTCCGCGGCCGGCCGCGAGGAGACGCTGCGGCGCGGCACGATCGGCGTGGCCGAAGCCGTGGTCACGGCCCTGCGCCGAATAGCGGGCCACGACTGA
- a CDS encoding LLM class flavin-dependent oxidoreductase translates to MVEFFTGLQPLEADETGPDRMITRIQELDRSEVIDRVLVGYSSTWPHNHATAPFALARSEKFSPIVAHRPGVMPPVAAARYFATLDVLARGRLAVNVVVGGSDKDLRRESDDLPKAERYRRAVEYLDVVRRTWTSTESFDHHGEYYTAEAVKIQTKPVQGQVPIFMGGESDDAVDFGARHADLYMLWGEPFAGTKERIDRVAAAAEGYDRKMRFSLSLRLFVGDTDDEAWAQARAVERQIAEASGKFLHSSSTDTSVGRARALALTDEELHDDCFWTGLTKLLGGFANSQALVGTEERILNTLGTYRDLGVDTFLVTTGAEASWDPALEGFLARVKKELA, encoded by the coding sequence ATGGTCGAGTTCTTCACCGGGCTCCAGCCCCTCGAAGCGGACGAGACCGGCCCGGACCGGATGATCACCCGAATCCAGGAGCTGGACCGCTCCGAGGTGATCGACCGCGTCCTCGTCGGATACTCCTCCACCTGGCCGCACAACCACGCGACCGCGCCGTTCGCGCTCGCCCGGTCGGAGAAGTTCTCGCCCATCGTCGCGCACCGGCCCGGTGTCATGCCGCCGGTCGCCGCGGCTCGCTACTTCGCCACGCTCGACGTCCTGGCCCGCGGCCGGCTCGCCGTCAACGTGGTCGTCGGCGGGTCCGACAAGGACCTGCGCCGCGAGTCGGACGACCTGCCCAAGGCCGAGCGCTACCGGCGTGCGGTCGAGTACCTCGACGTCGTCCGCCGCACCTGGACCTCGACGGAATCGTTCGACCACCACGGCGAGTACTACACCGCCGAGGCCGTGAAGATCCAGACCAAGCCGGTGCAGGGCCAGGTGCCGATCTTCATGGGCGGCGAGAGCGACGACGCGGTGGACTTCGGCGCCCGCCACGCCGACCTGTACATGCTGTGGGGCGAGCCGTTCGCCGGCACGAAGGAGCGCATCGACCGGGTCGCCGCGGCCGCCGAGGGCTACGACCGGAAGATGCGGTTCTCGCTGAGCCTGCGCCTGTTCGTCGGCGACACCGACGACGAAGCCTGGGCCCAGGCCCGCGCCGTCGAGCGGCAGATCGCGGAGGCCTCCGGGAAGTTCCTGCACTCGTCGTCGACCGACACCTCAGTCGGCCGGGCCCGGGCGCTCGCACTGACCGACGAGGAGCTGCACGACGACTGCTTCTGGACCGGGCTGACGAAACTGCTGGGTGGTTTCGCCAACTCCCAGGCCCTCGTGGGCACCGAGGAGCGCATCCTGAACACACTGGGCACCTACCGCGACCTCGGCGTGGACACGTTCCTCGTGACCACCGGCGCCGAGGCGAGCTGGGACCCGGCGCTGGAAGGCTTCCTGGCCAGGGTGAAGAAGGAGCTGGCATGA